One genomic region from Leptolyngbyaceae cyanobacterium JSC-12 encodes:
- a CDS encoding tetratricopeptide repeat protein (IMG reference gene:2510095051~PFAM: Tetratricopeptide repeat), with the protein MTSATELLNAAIRHHQAGQLLEAERLYQDALLQQPNQPQVLYLLGLANHQRGNLEVAMQWYRRAIALQPNYTDAHNNLGVLLVQQGNLQQATIHYQAALQTNPNNPRVHTNLGVILQQLGRIQDAIAHYRAAIDLEPNLAAAHTNLGHALKELGQLDAAINHYKIAQQLMPTNPEAYRDLGDGLQEQGRFEEALEIYNRAIAIAPNHIELQGSRIRALLISGNLQDGFTEYDRWRLTIASHPRPFTQPVWDGTPLGGQFILLYAEAGSGMGDSIQFIRYAPLVARLGGRVIVECQPALVRLFQSVPGIEQVIPAGDPLPEFTVQASLMSLPRILGTTLETIPADIPYLMLKRSQALDDEGVCGVREWMSGSVSGIPFPHSPISYPLSPMPHSSFNVGIAWGGNPEHSHDRDRSCPFREFLVFLKTPGVTFYNLQKGAHRAELVTDSTVTIMDISHQLNDFADTAAAIIQLDLVITVDTAIAHLAGALGKPVWILLSAAPDWRWLMERLDSPWYPTARLFRQKHRHDWAGVCQQVAIALQQYLNQPVEQVQPD; encoded by the coding sequence ATGACATCTGCCACCGAGCTTCTTAATGCTGCGATTCGGCATCATCAGGCAGGGCAATTGTTGGAAGCCGAGCGATTGTATCAAGACGCATTACTCCAGCAGCCAAATCAGCCACAAGTCCTGTATCTCCTAGGGTTAGCAAATCATCAACGAGGAAATCTGGAGGTGGCTATGCAATGGTATCGGCGGGCGATCGCGCTCCAGCCTAATTACACCGATGCCCACAACAATCTGGGAGTCTTGTTGGTGCAGCAGGGGAATTTACAGCAAGCAACTATTCACTATCAGGCAGCATTGCAAACTAATCCTAACAATCCGCGGGTTCATACCAATTTGGGAGTGATCTTGCAGCAGTTGGGACGAATACAGGATGCGATCGCCCATTATCGAGCTGCGATTGACTTGGAACCTAATTTAGCTGCTGCCCATACGAATCTAGGGCATGCCTTGAAAGAATTGGGGCAGTTGGATGCGGCAATCAATCATTACAAAATTGCTCAACAATTGATGCCAACGAATCCAGAGGCATATCGTGATTTGGGCGATGGGTTGCAAGAACAAGGCAGATTTGAGGAAGCACTGGAGATTTACAACCGGGCGATTGCGATCGCTCCCAACCATATTGAACTGCAAGGAAGCCGCATCCGAGCCTTGTTGATATCTGGCAATCTACAAGATGGATTCACCGAGTATGACCGCTGGCGATTAACCATTGCGTCGCATCCGCGTCCGTTTACTCAACCTGTATGGGATGGTACCCCTCTTGGAGGGCAATTTATTCTACTGTACGCCGAAGCTGGGTCGGGCATGGGAGACAGCATTCAATTTATTCGCTATGCTCCTTTAGTCGCTCGACTAGGTGGACGTGTGATTGTAGAGTGTCAGCCTGCTCTCGTGCGGCTCTTTCAATCAGTTCCAGGCATCGAACAGGTGATTCCAGCGGGTGACCCTTTGCCAGAATTTACCGTCCAGGCTTCCCTCATGAGTTTGCCTCGAATTTTGGGCACTACGCTAGAAACCATTCCGGCAGACATTCCATATTTGATGTTGAAAAGAAGTCAGGCATTAGATGATGAGGGAGTTTGCGGAGTTAGGGAGTGGATGAGTGGATCAGTGAGTGGAATTCCATTTCCCCATTCACCCATCTCCTATCCCCTATCCCCTATGCCCCATTCTTCTTTCAACGTTGGTATTGCCTGGGGCGGTAACCCAGAACACAGCCACGATCGCGATCGCTCCTGCCCCTTCAGAGAATTCCTGGTGTTCCTGAAAACTCCCGGGGTCACATTCTATAACCTGCAAAAAGGTGCTCATCGAGCAGAATTGGTGACTGATAGCACAGTCACGATCATGGATATTAGCCACCAATTGAACGACTTTGCCGATACGGCAGCCGCGATCATACAGCTCGATCTGGTGATTACAGTCGATACAGCGATCGCCCATTTAGCAGGTGCCCTGGGCAAACCAGTTTGGATTTTGCTATCCGCCGCGCCCGATTGGCGTTGGTTGATGGAGCGATTGGATAGCCCCTGGTATCCCACTGCCCGATTATTTCGACAAAAGCATCGCCATGATTGGGCAGGCGTTTGTCAACAAGTTGCGATCGCCTTACAACAATACCTGAATCAACCCGTTGAGCAGGTGCAACCGGACTAA
- a CDS encoding DNA mismatch repair enzyme (predicted ATPase) (IMG reference gene:2510095052~PFAM: Histidine kinase-, DNA gyrase B-, and HSP90-like ATPase; MutL C terminal dimerisation domain; DNA mismatch repair protein, C-terminal domain~TIGRFAM: DNA mismatch repair protein MutL) — protein MTQGIALLPDDVVHLIAAGEVIDSLAAAVRELAENAIDAGATRIAIAICVEQWRIRVADNGLGMSLDDLQRAATAHSTSKIRDRQDLWKISSLGFRGEALHSLAQLSRLEIASHPRLPDLTGFSTRQPTGHETTHPSGGWAASYNHQGDLIQLEPVAIAPGTIVTADNIFANLPGRRQAFPNPAQQLRAIQAIIHQLALCHPHVTWQVQQSNRDWFTIFPGETARQILPQILRDVQVEDLQEVVWQQDREDKGAGSDKKVWSTSSQSPSLSLLLGLPDRCHRRRPDWVRVAVNGRFVQVPELEQAMLAELRRTLPRDRFPVCLVHLRVPPEQIDWNRHPAKSEIYLHQLDEWRQRVAAAIAKALQLNPNSLPESLHSSRISTLLKTAETAGVYNLSASPPQLAGSSPLPHSRPPVPTPLKALAQVHNTYILAEHPTGIWLIEQHIAHERVLYEQLSDRWQMIDLEPPVILGRLTTAQQDQLQRLGIEVEPFGEQTWVARSAPELLAKRQDCAEALIELSLGGDIQTAQAAIACRSAIRNGMPLSLEAMQTLLNQWQQTRNPRTCPHGRPICLTLEETSLSRFFRRHWMIGKSHGI, from the coding sequence ATGACACAAGGGATTGCTTTGCTGCCAGACGATGTGGTTCACCTGATTGCAGCGGGTGAGGTTATTGACTCGTTGGCGGCAGCTGTGCGTGAGCTAGCTGAAAATGCAATTGATGCAGGTGCTACTCGCATTGCAATCGCGATTTGCGTCGAACAGTGGCGCATTCGAGTAGCTGACAACGGTTTGGGGATGTCCCTGGATGACTTGCAGCGGGCAGCAACCGCTCATAGCACCAGCAAAATCCGTGACCGCCAGGATCTCTGGAAAATTTCGAGTTTGGGATTTCGGGGAGAAGCGCTACATAGCCTGGCACAACTCTCAAGGCTAGAAATCGCCAGCCACCCTCGCCTTCCAGATTTAACAGGTTTTTCTACAAGACAACCAACTGGACATGAAACTACTCATCCGTCTGGAGGATGGGCAGCCAGCTACAACCATCAAGGCGATTTGATTCAGCTAGAACCCGTCGCGATCGCGCCTGGTACTATCGTGACTGCAGACAATATCTTTGCCAACCTACCCGGACGACGACAAGCCTTCCCAAACCCCGCCCAACAACTTCGAGCGATTCAAGCAATTATTCATCAGCTTGCTCTCTGCCATCCTCACGTTACCTGGCAGGTGCAGCAAAGCAATCGTGACTGGTTTACCATCTTCCCTGGTGAAACAGCCCGTCAAATCCTGCCCCAGATTTTGCGGGATGTCCAGGTAGAAGATTTGCAGGAAGTTGTTTGGCAACAAGATAGGGAAGATAAGGGTGCTGGAAGCGACAAGAAAGTATGGTCTACCTCCTCCCAATCTCCTTCCCTTTCTTTACTTCTTGGTTTGCCTGATCGCTGCCATCGTCGTCGTCCAGACTGGGTACGAGTTGCGGTTAATGGGCGCTTTGTGCAGGTACCAGAGCTAGAACAAGCGATGTTGGCGGAGTTGCGACGAACGTTGCCCCGCGATCGCTTCCCTGTTTGTCTGGTGCATTTGCGTGTTCCCCCTGAACAGATTGATTGGAATCGGCATCCAGCCAAGTCGGAGATTTATCTACATCAGCTTGATGAATGGCGGCAGCGGGTGGCAGCCGCGATCGCAAAAGCACTGCAACTAAACCCCAACAGTTTGCCAGAGTCCTTGCATTCAAGCCGGATTAGTACCCTGTTAAAAACTGCTGAAACTGCGGGAGTTTACAATCTATCTGCCAGTCCACCCCAACTGGCTGGTTCATCCCCACTCCCCCACTCCCGTCCCCCAGTTCCTACTCCTCTAAAAGCCCTGGCTCAAGTACACAACACCTATATCCTGGCTGAACATCCCACGGGTATTTGGTTGATTGAGCAGCATATTGCTCATGAGCGGGTATTGTACGAACAACTGAGCGATCGCTGGCAAATGATAGATTTAGAGCCTCCTGTAATTTTGGGTCGATTGACTACTGCCCAACAGGATCAACTGCAACGGTTAGGCATTGAGGTTGAACCATTTGGGGAGCAAACCTGGGTAGCCCGCTCTGCTCCGGAGTTGTTAGCTAAGCGGCAGGATTGTGCTGAGGCATTGATTGAACTGAGTTTGGGAGGGGATATACAAACGGCACAGGCTGCGATCGCCTGTCGCAGTGCTATTCGAAATGGAATGCCGCTATCGTTGGAAGCGATGCAAACGTTATTGAATCAATGGCAACAAACCCGCAATCCTCGAACCTGCCCCCACGGTCGCCCGATTTGCCTCACCCTGGAAGAAACTTCTCTGTCGCGATTTTTCCGCCGTCACTGGATGATTGGTAAGAGCCATGGAATATGA
- a CDS encoding hypothetical protein (IMG reference gene:2510095053), whose amino-acid sequence MKEQTLQIAKEQAELLAEIGDYLRRLRQHQELSLEDVASMTLIPVRTLSAIEDGNLNRLPEPVYIQGFIRRYADAIGVDGTEFANAFPTGTHPKPTKSSWRGSIEAQLRPFHLYLLYTLLVLGAISGLSYLMNRSSGQLPRYASNPQSLAGQPNAQPLGEFYGPPVPRQTASSTTTTAKAAIAPPISNKPVRVSLTVKGQQSWLRIVVDGKTEFEGMLSQGAQRSWAAEEQVTVRAGDAGAVEVSFNESQPKPLGQPGDVQEKTFGKASHASLETINGSVDAVSISQVF is encoded by the coding sequence ATGAAAGAGCAGACTCTTCAAATAGCAAAGGAGCAAGCGGAACTGTTAGCCGAAATTGGTGACTACCTCCGTCGCCTACGGCAACATCAAGAATTGTCATTAGAGGATGTCGCTTCTATGACATTGATTCCAGTTCGTACGCTATCTGCGATTGAAGATGGGAACCTCAATCGACTGCCAGAACCTGTTTATATCCAGGGTTTTATTCGGCGTTACGCAGATGCGATTGGGGTAGATGGAACAGAATTTGCCAATGCTTTCCCAACAGGAACTCATCCAAAGCCCACTAAGTCTTCCTGGCGAGGCTCAATTGAGGCGCAATTACGTCCGTTTCACCTTTATTTGCTCTATACGCTCCTGGTATTGGGTGCCATCAGTGGTTTGTCTTATCTGATGAATCGTTCTTCGGGACAGTTACCACGCTATGCCAGTAACCCTCAGTCCTTAGCAGGACAGCCCAATGCCCAGCCCCTTGGTGAGTTTTATGGACCTCCAGTTCCCAGGCAAACTGCTAGCTCAACAACCACGACCGCTAAAGCCGCGATCGCGCCTCCGATTTCGAATAAACCCGTTCGTGTGAGCTTAACAGTGAAGGGGCAGCAATCCTGGTTACGCATTGTGGTAGATGGCAAGACTGAATTCGAAGGGATGTTGTCTCAAGGTGCTCAACGTAGCTGGGCAGCCGAGGAACAGGTCACTGTTCGAGCCGGAGATGCGGGTGCAGTGGAAGTTAGCTTCAATGAAAGCCAACCAAAACCATTGGGGCAACCCGGTGATGTCCAAGAAAAAACATTTGGTAAAGCCTCCCATGCCAGTTTGGAGACGATAAACGGTTCAGTTGACGCGGTTTCAATCTCTCAGGTGTTTTAG
- a CDS encoding pseudouridine synthase family protein (IMG reference gene:2510095054~PFAM: RNA pseudouridylate synthase; S4 domain~TIGRFAM: pseudouridine synthase): protein MSERLQKVLSQLGVASRRHAEQMIQAGRVLVNNQPAHLGQKIHPDHDQITVDGELVSPSKRPDRICLLLNKPAGMVCTCEDPQGRPTVLDLLPEELQQGQGIHPVGRLDVDSTGALLLTNDGTLTFYLTHPRHHIPKTYQVWVEGKPPEPILEQWRRGVMLDNRLTLPASVSVLQYYRTKTLLEIVLREGRNRQIRRVAEQLGHPVLRLHRTAIGAIQLQPPGHPKLPSGSYRVLSNFEICFLKSQIDLTSDMELKSEECSV from the coding sequence ATGAGTGAACGATTACAAAAGGTGCTATCCCAATTAGGCGTTGCTTCTCGGCGACACGCAGAGCAGATGATTCAGGCAGGGCGCGTATTGGTCAACAACCAACCAGCACATCTGGGGCAAAAAATTCATCCGGATCACGATCAAATCACGGTGGATGGAGAGCTAGTGAGTCCCTCTAAGCGTCCAGATCGGATTTGTCTACTGCTGAACAAACCGGCTGGAATGGTTTGCACTTGTGAAGATCCTCAAGGGCGACCCACCGTGCTGGATTTGCTCCCAGAGGAGTTACAGCAGGGGCAAGGAATTCACCCTGTTGGACGTCTGGATGTGGACTCTACAGGAGCCTTGTTGTTAACGAATGATGGTACTTTGACGTTTTACTTAACCCATCCCCGTCATCATATTCCCAAGACCTATCAGGTGTGGGTTGAAGGGAAGCCACCCGAACCGATACTAGAGCAATGGCGTCGTGGTGTCATGTTGGACAATCGCCTGACGTTGCCTGCTAGCGTTTCTGTTTTACAGTACTATCGCACTAAAACCTTACTGGAAATTGTGCTGCGAGAAGGGCGAAATCGGCAAATTCGACGAGTTGCAGAACAGCTAGGACATCCGGTTTTGCGCCTGCATCGGACTGCGATCGGGGCAATTCAATTACAACCTCCTGGGCATCCTAAACTTCCTAGCGGTTCATATCGGGTACTATCAAATTTTGAGATTTGTTTCTTGAAATCCCAAATTGACCTAACATCAGATATGGAGCTGAAGAGTGAGGAGTGCAGTGTATGA
- a CDS encoding signal transduction histidine kinase (IMG reference gene:2510095055~PFAM: Histidine kinase-, DNA gyrase B-, and HSP90-like ATPase; His Kinase A (phosphoacceptor) domain) gives MDLRFLLGLVSGFILAAWYRLYQTSKSTRLNPSWLDHITAPFSQASRMGRAIALQKQINQELHDELTVLQQLFQIAPIGFLKIDEENQLISCNPKACELLNLEQGEPQKPRLLLEMVRSFELDALIEQTRQTQKLCQAEWLFHPVDADYAKLSQQQPRPLRGYGFPLEKGYVVVFLESREETVLLTQQRDRWISDVAHELKTPLTSIRLVAETLQTRLEPPTRDWVERLLRETIRLSNLVQDLLDLNQLQARSTSRLNLKPVDLARLIQSSWVSLEPLASKKQIHLDYVGPDQLLIQADEARMHRVLLNLLDNSVKYSPAQQCIRVQLGLISLDESAKQQVHLQIIDAGPGFPDDSLPYVFERFYRADPSRTRNTSAREAIAGSPVTDSITVENARKPRFQKEAEFAQSNSGSGLGLAIARQIVQAHRGTITASNHPETGGAWLQLFLPWHPCDPDEAGDRSP, from the coding sequence ATGGATTTAAGATTCTTGCTAGGGCTGGTTTCTGGATTCATTCTTGCAGCCTGGTATCGATTGTATCAAACCTCTAAATCGACGAGACTCAACCCATCCTGGCTGGATCATATAACTGCGCCGTTTTCTCAAGCTTCTCGAATGGGGCGGGCGATCGCGCTTCAAAAGCAAATTAATCAAGAATTGCATGATGAACTGACCGTATTACAACAGTTGTTTCAGATTGCTCCAATTGGTTTCTTAAAAATTGATGAAGAAAACCAGTTAATTTCTTGCAATCCCAAAGCCTGCGAACTGCTGAACCTGGAACAAGGGGAGCCTCAAAAACCCCGGTTACTTTTAGAGATGGTTCGTTCGTTTGAACTCGATGCTCTGATTGAGCAGACTCGGCAAACCCAGAAATTGTGTCAGGCAGAGTGGCTTTTTCATCCAGTGGATGCGGATTATGCCAAATTATCGCAGCAACAGCCCCGACCTCTGCGGGGATATGGATTTCCTCTAGAGAAGGGTTATGTAGTGGTATTTCTGGAAAGTCGAGAAGAAACTGTACTCCTAACTCAACAGCGCGATCGCTGGATTTCGGATGTGGCACACGAGTTAAAAACTCCTCTAACCTCAATTCGGTTGGTGGCTGAAACATTGCAAACTCGTCTGGAACCGCCAACTCGTGATTGGGTTGAGCGCTTGCTACGAGAAACGATTCGACTCAGCAATCTTGTGCAAGACCTGCTTGACTTAAACCAGTTGCAAGCCCGGTCAACATCTCGCCTTAACTTAAAACCTGTTGATCTGGCTCGATTAATCCAATCGTCCTGGGTTAGTTTAGAGCCGCTTGCCAGTAAGAAACAGATTCACCTTGATTATGTTGGACCAGATCAGTTGCTGATTCAAGCGGACGAAGCTCGAATGCATCGAGTTTTGCTAAACTTGCTTGACAACAGTGTGAAATATAGCCCTGCCCAGCAATGCATTCGCGTGCAGCTTGGCTTAATTTCACTAGATGAGTCTGCTAAGCAACAGGTACATCTCCAGATTATTGATGCAGGGCCTGGTTTTCCGGATGATTCCTTGCCCTATGTGTTTGAGCGGTTTTATCGGGCAGATCCCTCTCGCACACGCAACACAAGTGCGAGAGAGGCGATCGCGGGTAGTCCAGTAACCGATTCAATCACTGTAGAAAATGCCAGGAAACCCCGATTTCAGAAAGAGGCAGAATTTGCTCAGTCTAACAGTGGAAGTGGGCTGGGGCTAGCGATCGCTCGCCAAATTGTGCAAGCCCATCGAGGAACAATAACCGCCAGTAACCATCCCGAAACGGGAGGAGCCTGGTTGCAACTCTTCTTGCCGTGGCATCCATGCGATCCAGATGAGGCGGGCGATCGCAGCCCGTAA
- a CDS encoding response regulator with CheY-like receiver domain and winged-helix DNA-binding domain (IMG reference gene:2510095056~PFAM: Response regulator receiver domain; Transcriptional regulatory protein, C terminal) — protein MPLTLTPDQTKAQKGLRMGRILVVEDEELIRETIALALTEEGYDVVTAEDGRIALDLIHQVIDESGDYRLAKSSLSSPSDVRAFDVVILDLMLPFVNGLDLCRIIRREGNNVPILMLSAKGSETDRVVGLEVGADDYLTKPFGMRELVARCRALLRRHYQFQIEPDQPLLKFQDITLFPQECRVIVRGEEVNFSPKEFKILELFMSYPRRVWSREQLLERIWGPDFIGDSKTVDVHIRWLREKLELDPSNPEYLVTVRGFGYRFG, from the coding sequence ATGCCGCTTACGCTGACGCCAGACCAGACCAAAGCTCAAAAGGGATTACGCATGGGTCGTATTCTGGTTGTTGAAGACGAAGAACTCATTCGTGAAACGATCGCCCTCGCGTTGACAGAAGAAGGTTACGACGTTGTGACAGCCGAAGATGGTCGAATTGCTCTAGATTTGATTCATCAAGTCATCGACGAGTCAGGAGATTATCGTTTGGCTAAATCCTCTCTATCTTCCCCATCAGATGTGCGTGCATTTGATGTAGTGATTCTGGATTTGATGTTGCCTTTTGTAAATGGCTTAGATTTATGCCGTATTATTCGCCGAGAAGGGAACAACGTTCCGATCTTGATGCTAAGCGCAAAAGGTAGTGAAACAGACCGAGTGGTAGGGTTAGAAGTGGGAGCAGACGACTACCTGACTAAGCCCTTTGGCATGAGAGAACTGGTAGCTCGGTGTCGAGCGCTTCTCCGCCGTCACTATCAATTCCAGATCGAGCCTGATCAACCCCTACTGAAGTTTCAAGACATTACTCTGTTTCCCCAAGAATGCCGCGTGATTGTGCGAGGAGAAGAGGTGAATTTTTCTCCTAAAGAGTTCAAGATTTTAGAACTGTTTATGAGCTATCCTCGGCGCGTCTGGTCACGAGAGCAATTGTTAGAACGAATTTGGGGACCAGATTTTATCGGTGATAGTAAAACAGTGGATGTGCATATTCGCTGGCTGCGTGAAAAGCTGGAACTGGATCCCAGTAATCCAGAGTATTTAGTAACTGTGCGCGGATTTGGCTATCGTTTTGGATAG
- a CDS encoding DnaJ-class molecular chaperone with C-terminal Zn finger domain (IMG reference gene:2510095057~PFAM: DnaJ domain): protein MRIPLDYYRILGLPIQATSEQLRQAHRDRTLQLPRREYSDAAISARKQLLDQAYAVLSSADQRRAYDSGFLAKTYELSSDSNAALSSDQPDNSADDMAEVDPHTPSIEIEEDQFIGALLILQELGEYELVLKLGRPFLTGGSASLNDYKYGDPNIVFSDIVLTVALACLELGREQWQQGQYENAAEALETGQQLLLREGLFVNVRGEIQADLYRLRPYRILELLALPEECVQERQLGMELLEDMLSERRGIDGSENDQSGLNVDDFLKFIQQLRSYLTAEEQKQLFERESSRPSAVATYLAVYALLAQGFAERQPELVQRAKQYLSPLSDRQDVYLERAICSLLLGQTEEASHDLELSQEQDSIGFIRQHSYSSPDLLPGLCLYTERWFHDEVFPHFRDLAHCRTSLKDYFADRHVQNYLEALPSEAVAVQEQPARLHSVRPGLAQSPAHLAADVTMRQTGVVQQEASDFSHSNYAERSSSLDHDTLIATARARIASRTNAATLGSEGRFMGGVSTAERVAQSSVEETDSSPQPRSQWSRSHAEPLKDGESSDTMAARKVGDRPVKSRSSRSLGWLIPASAVLGVILLGAIGTWLFRTFQSSQRSSVQSDNVPLVQLDQPLLTLTETVTDPTTITTIDNEAAKQLITAWLTAKSKAMGSTHDTTALDQILVDPKLSEWRSASEEAKRDGWYRNYKHNVTIESVELLSANGQVIPTQPAPNASPTVQSSPDAAATASPAETPSPDLGTSSSPDSAVQSSPNATVPASPTSVTAEQARVIANVTETTETFRNGKADGAAQTEQLRVQYTLVRKDGKWRIQDWQLQ, encoded by the coding sequence GTGCGTATTCCGCTTGACTATTATCGAATCCTGGGGTTACCTATTCAGGCGACGAGTGAACAGTTGCGGCAGGCTCATCGCGATCGCACTCTGCAACTGCCCCGACGAGAATATTCCGATGCTGCAATCTCAGCGCGCAAACAATTGCTTGATCAGGCGTATGCTGTTCTCTCCAGTGCGGATCAGCGTCGAGCCTATGATTCTGGATTTCTAGCAAAAACCTATGAACTCTCATCAGACTCCAACGCTGCTTTGAGTTCAGATCAACCGGACAATTCTGCAGATGATATGGCAGAGGTTGATCCTCATACTCCCAGTATCGAAATTGAGGAAGATCAATTCATTGGGGCATTGCTGATTTTGCAAGAACTCGGCGAGTATGAACTGGTATTGAAGTTAGGGCGTCCTTTTTTAACCGGTGGCAGTGCCAGTTTGAATGACTACAAGTATGGCGACCCCAACATTGTGTTTTCAGACATTGTGTTAACTGTTGCCCTCGCCTGCCTGGAATTGGGTCGAGAGCAATGGCAACAGGGGCAATATGAAAACGCAGCAGAAGCCCTTGAAACTGGGCAGCAACTGCTTTTACGAGAAGGGTTGTTTGTGAATGTGCGAGGCGAAATTCAAGCAGATTTGTATCGCTTGCGCCCGTATCGAATTTTGGAATTATTAGCGCTCCCTGAAGAGTGTGTACAAGAACGGCAGCTTGGCATGGAGCTATTGGAAGACATGCTGAGTGAGCGTCGGGGAATTGATGGATCTGAAAATGATCAGTCTGGTTTGAATGTAGATGATTTTTTGAAGTTTATTCAACAGCTCCGCAGCTATCTCACAGCGGAAGAGCAGAAACAATTGTTTGAGCGAGAGTCCAGTCGTCCCTCGGCAGTTGCTACTTATCTTGCAGTGTATGCCTTGTTAGCTCAAGGATTTGCTGAACGGCAGCCTGAATTGGTACAGCGGGCAAAGCAATATCTATCGCCATTAAGCGATCGCCAGGATGTTTATTTAGAACGAGCAATTTGTTCACTGCTGCTAGGCCAAACAGAAGAAGCCAGCCACGACTTGGAGCTAAGCCAGGAGCAAGACTCAATTGGCTTTATCCGGCAGCACTCCTACAGTTCGCCTGATTTGTTACCTGGCTTGTGCCTTTATACCGAGCGCTGGTTCCATGACGAAGTCTTTCCCCATTTTCGGGATTTGGCACATTGCCGCACATCCCTGAAAGATTATTTTGCTGACCGTCATGTGCAGAATTATTTGGAAGCCTTACCAAGTGAGGCTGTCGCTGTTCAGGAGCAGCCAGCTCGGTTGCACTCAGTGCGTCCTGGGTTAGCTCAATCCCCAGCCCACTTAGCCGCAGATGTGACGATGCGGCAGACAGGTGTTGTTCAACAAGAAGCAAGCGATTTCAGCCACTCAAACTATGCTGAACGTTCAAGTTCATTAGATCATGACACTTTAATTGCAACTGCGAGGGCCAGAATTGCCTCTCGGACCAATGCCGCAACCCTTGGTTCGGAAGGGCGCTTTATGGGCGGAGTGTCTACGGCAGAACGTGTTGCTCAATCCTCTGTTGAAGAAACCGACTCATCCCCTCAGCCACGTTCACAATGGTCTCGCTCTCATGCAGAACCTTTGAAAGATGGAGAGAGTTCAGATACTATGGCTGCTCGGAAAGTAGGCGATCGCCCCGTTAAATCGCGATCAAGTCGCTCACTTGGTTGGTTGATCCCTGCCAGTGCTGTGCTAGGTGTGATTCTATTAGGTGCGATCGGAACCTGGTTGTTCAGAACGTTCCAATCTTCCCAGCGATCATCTGTCCAGTCAGATAATGTCCCCCTTGTGCAACTTGATCAACCCCTGCTCACCCTCACTGAAACAGTCACCGATCCCACAACCATTACCACGATTGATAACGAGGCTGCTAAGCAATTAATCACCGCGTGGTTAACAGCAAAATCGAAAGCCATGGGATCAACCCATGACACAACAGCCCTTGACCAAATTCTGGTTGATCCTAAACTATCAGAGTGGCGCAGCGCTTCTGAAGAAGCTAAGCGAGATGGTTGGTATCGTAACTATAAACACAATGTAACGATTGAATCTGTTGAATTACTATCCGCAAATGGACAGGTGATCCCGACTCAACCTGCGCCCAATGCATCCCCCACGGTTCAGTCCTCACCAGATGCAGCAGCCACTGCAAGCCCTGCGGAAACACCATCACCCGATTTGGGGACTTCTTCATCGCCCGACAGTGCAGTTCAATCGTCTCCCAATGCAACAGTTCCAGCTAGTCCTACATCTGTTACAGCAGAGCAAGCAAGGGTGATTGCCAATGTCACAGAAACGACAGAAACATTCCGTAATGGCAAAGCAGACGGTGCAGCCCAAACAGAACAACTACGAGTGCAGTACACCTTAGTACGCAAAGATGGTAAGTGGCGTATTCAAGATTGGCAACTTCAGTAA